A genomic stretch from Sander vitreus isolate 19-12246 unplaced genomic scaffold, sanVit1 ctg407_0, whole genome shotgun sequence includes:
- the LOC144514002 gene encoding uncharacterized protein LOC144514002 produces the protein MNSAIALVLLLCFLSPHLVLPAPVGLPAEPPLAFTEAAERAKTLVEKILKDIPAAHAAVITTEGLTLNPSAQTTNLQMMMTSLGIPPAPVLKPPSESFTLDVWVSCMSAGGRLYQGLLGVLSDRLSGLSNLHADLRDLLTHIAKMKEAAQLGDTADQNQSLDLASLLHGNYEVQVAAHLTLTQLRSFCHDLMRSLRAAATYRLPSPTHPAAGTQ, from the exons ATGAACTCTGCGATCG CGTTGGTCCTGCTGCTCTGCTTCCTGTCGCCACACCTCGTCCTCCCAGCACCCGTCGGCCTGCCAGCCGAGCCGCCGCTGGCGTTCACAGAGGCGGCGGAGCGAGCCAAGACGCTGGTGGAGAAAATCCTGAAAGACATCCCGGCCGCGCATGCCGCCGTCATTACCACCGAG GGTTTGACCCTCAACCCCTCGGCTCAGACCACCAACCTGCAGATGATGATGACATCACTGGGGATCCCCCCCGCCCCCGTCCTCAAACCGCCGTCTGAAAGCTTCACTCTG GACGTCTGGGTGAGCTGCATGTCAGCGGGCGGCCGGCTGTACCAGGGGCTGCTGGGAGTTTTATCAGACAGACTGAGCGGACTGAGCAACCTGCACGCCGACCTTCGAGACCTGCTGACACACATTGCCAAG ATGAAGGAGGCGGCTCAGCTCGGTGACACGGCAGACCAGAACCAGAGTCTGGACCTGGCCTCCCTTCTCCATGGTAACTACGAGGTACAGGTGGCGGCGCACCTGACGCTGACGCAGCTACGCTCCTTCTGCCACGACCTGATGCGCAGCCTGAGAGCTGCCGCCACCTACAGGCTGCCAAGCCCCACCCATCCCGCCGCAGGGACACAATAA